The genomic region CCTTAGAAGCCTATCAGGCGATCGCCCGGGAGTGGCGCGATCGTTTTAGTATTCCCGTGGTCGGCGTCACCGGATCCGTCGGCAAAACCACCACCAAAGAACTGATTGCCGCCGTTTTAGCAGCCTGTAGCGGCGCTCAAGTCCTCAAAACCGAGCGCAACTACAACAACGAGATCGGCGTTCCCCAAACCCTGTTACAACTGCAAGCGACCCACCAGTACGCCGTCATCGAAATGGCGATGCGCGCTTCGGGAGAAATCGCCTTACTCACTCAAATTGCGCGCCCGACGATCGCCGTGATTACCAACGTCGGTACCGCTCATATCGAACGTCTGGGGTCGGAAGCGGCGATCGCCCGGGCCAAATGCGAACTGCTCGAACACCTGCGCCCGGACGGGATCGCCATCCTCAATCACGATAACGCCCGCTTGCTCGACACCGCAGCCCAAGTGTGGTGCGGACGAACCGTGACCTACGGCTTAGACGGGGGCGACGTGCGCGGCGAACTGCTAGACCCGCAAACCTTGCTCGTCAACGGTCGGCGCATCCCCTTGCCCCTTCCCGGTCGTCACAACGCCCTCAATACCCTCGCCGCCTTCACCGTCGCCCAAGTCTTGGGAGCGAACCTGGAAGCGTTAGAAAAAGGGATCGCCGTGGAATTGCCCGAAGGGCGATCGCGCCGCTACGAAATCGGCGACGATATCGCGATTTTAGACGAAAGTTACAATGCCGGGGTCGAATCCATGGGTGCGGCTCTCGAACTGCTCGCCCAAACCCCCGGTCGCCGCAAAATTGCCGTTTTAGGCACCATGAAAGAACTGGGAGAGCGATCGGCTCAATTTCACGAACGAGTCGGTCAAATCGCCCGTCAAGTCCAGCTCGATGCCTTATTTATTTTTGCCGAAGCCACCGAAGCCCAAGCGATGGCGGCGGGGGCGATCGGATTGCCACTTGTAGAAATTTTAGATCCGGACGCAGCCGACGCCCACGACCATTTAGCGCGACGGGTGCGCGAGTTCGCCCAACCGGGCGATCGCATCTTGTTCAAAGCCTCTCACGCCATGCGCCTCGATCTCGCGATCGCCCAACTGACAGCCACTCAAACTCCATAATTTCCGCTCTCTAAAACTTACTCAAACTTAATCATTTGATGTTTAGTTCCTAGCTTGGATCTTCCAAGACCTTTCCATCACGCTTGCTTACACGGCTGAGCTCTCCGCGTTTTCTACATTAATTGCCGCATTTAAGTCACGATCTATGGAGACATGACAGTTCGGACAGTCATACTGTCTTTTGTCCAGGGGCATTGTTTGTTGGTGTCCGCAGTTAGAGCAGATCTGCGAACTGGAATACCACGGGTCAATCAATGTTAATTTGCTCCCATACCACTCGCATTTATACTCAAGCTGACGACGGAACTGATCAAACCCACCATCCGCAATCGCACCAGCCAGCTTGTGATTTTTGAGCATTCCTGACACATTTAAGTCTTCAATTTCCCCTTTCCCCTTTCCCCTTTCCCCTTTTCACTTTTCACTTTTTACTTCGCCGTGGTTTTTGACTAAGTAAGTTGTTAACTTGTGTAGATGGTCGGCTCTAATATCGGCGATGCATCGGTGGGCTTTAGCTAACTTGAGTTTAGTTTTTTCTCGGTTTTTACCTCCTTTTTGACGGTGGCTTAGTTCTTTCTGGAGTTTGGCTAGTTTTTTCCTGGCCTGACGATAAGCTTTCGGATTGGGATAGATTTTACTATCGCTCAGGGTGGCCTTTTAATTCCTACATCTATCCCAATCCGCTCCCTATCCCCTCTTCGCCCCCCTTTCAAAGGGGGGTTGGGGGGATGGTTCAAAATCAATTTTGAAGGCAATATACCAGTCTCCTGCTCGTTTACTTATAATGACGTTTTAGGATGGACTAGCGGTAACTGTTCGTGGCTTTTTACCCAACCGATCCGAGGTAGCTTCACCCAATCACCGGAAACTTTAATGCTTCCTTCCAGGTAAAAACTCTCTTTGAGATTCTTTTTTTTAAACTTGGGGAAACCTGTTCCGTTGACTTGCCCAACTCGCTTAAACGCTTTATTGAGGTGACGCAATGCTTCTTGAGGGCTACATTTGGAGACTTCATAGTACCCAGGATTCTGACTTTTTACCTCGGCGACTAATTTTTTGTGTAAGTCTATGGCGGTTGGCAGTTTACCTCCGGCTTCTAATATTTCCTTACAGGTAGCGAGTCCCCAATTCCAAGGGTGTCGAGCGACTCCTGCATGTTTCGCCATCAACGTTCGTTGTCGGTTATTTAAGTCTATAGCATTCCTAAATCAGTCGAGTCAGGGCGATCCACCTGAAACCCCTGGGAGTGGGAGCATCTTGCTCCCTACATAGGTTACAAATCATTTAGGATTGCTATAGTTTGGTCTTAAAGCCTTTCACTGACTTTTTTTAACTCCTCAACCCTCTTTTTGTTCGGCTAACTTCAGGTACCATAAAGACGAGTAGAAAACAATGGAGATGGTGAAATCCGCGATTTTTGCGGCTTCAGTCCTTCTAAACTTACTCAAATCTTTGTTTAAGCATAAAAAGTGAGTAAGGTTAAGAAACTTTAGGGAGAAATTTAAACCCTGTTGTTAACCCTCTTGGGCTGGAGCGCCCCGGTAGGCATGGATGAAGCCCTCCAACGGCTGAGCCTCCCTTTGGAAGGAACCCACCATCGCGGCGGGGACGATGCCTGGAATATTGCGAAAGTTGCCTCAAAGTTAATGCAAGCCATTCGATCGCCCTTTTGATGGCGGATCGATTCCGCACACCAGGGCGATCGATCTCCCGAGGTGGCAAGTCAATCGGTCTGGAGTTCCAGCCAACGGAGGAATCGGCACGGCTGCAAGGGGAAATCCAAGAGAAAGCTTACGAAAGCTAAATTCGACGGATAGAATAAACCCAAGTCAGATCCAACCACAGAGGGGCATCATCGCCTGCAAAGAGCCATGACGTTTCAGACTGCTACCCACACCGGAGAAAATACGAGCGATCGCGATGGCATCTTGGATGTCGAATTACGCAAAGTTTTTAAAGTCTTCGATGGCGAAACAGCCGTGCGCGGCGTCGATCTCGATATCCAACAAGGAGAATTTTTTAGCATTCTCGGGCCGTCTGGCTGCGGGAAAACCACGACGTTACGCTTGATCGGAGGATTTGAAACCCCTTCGGCGGGAGAAGTGATGATTCGCGGCAAGTCGATGAATCAGGTTCCTCCCTACCGCCGTCCCGTCAATACGGTATTTCAGAGCTACGCCCTGTTCAACCACATGAGCATTGCCGAAAATATCGCCTTCGGCTTGCGCATCGGACGCCAAAGTAAAGCGGAAATCGAACAGCGCGTTAAAGATGCCTTGCGCTTGGTGAAAATGGAGTCATTCGCCAATCGTTTTCCCTCCCAGCTTTCCGGCGGTCAACAGCAACGGGTAGCCCTGGCGCGGGCGCTGGTCAACCGTCCGGCGGTGGTCTTACTCGACGAACCGCTAGGGGCGTTGGACTTGAAATTACGCAAGGAAATGCAGGTCGAACTGTCCAATTTACATCGGGATTTGGGCTTGACCTTCGTGATGGTCACTCACGATCAAGAAGAAGCCTTGAGTTTGTCCGATCGCATCGCCGTCATGCACGAGGGCAAAATCGAGCAAATTGGCACGCCTAGCGCCATCTACGAACGTCCCCGAAGCGCTTTCGTTGCGGATTTTATCGGCGAAACGAATTTATTAGCCGGACGGATTGAAACAACAAACTCCACCACGTTACAAATTCGTACCACGAGCGGTTTGAAAATCACCGTGGAATTAGACGATCCGTGGCAGGGGAACGGGAGTTCGGTGGTGGTCAGCGTCCGACCGGAGAAAATTAATTTGAGTTTGTCGCCAATTGAAGACGAGGGGAATTGTTTTGAAGGACGGCTAAAAAATATTATGTATTTGGGGGCGCACGTCCATTATTTGGTGGAGTTGACGGGCGGCGATCGCCTCACCGTGCTACAGCGCAATAGTAACGATCCTTTACCTTCTACAGAAACCCCCATTTACATTCAATGGCTGCCGGAGGACAGTATCGCCTTAA from Oxynema aestuarii AP17 harbors:
- a CDS encoding UDP-N-acetylmuramoyl-tripeptide--D-alanyl-D-alanine ligase; translated protein: MGGQMGDFLSVSELVAATGGIANSLDSGLLGRSPHGIVTDTRGLHGGEVFLALRGEHFDGHDFVETALTKGAIAAIVENSWTGGDPQWPTIAVNDTLEAYQAIAREWRDRFSIPVVGVTGSVGKTTTKELIAAVLAACSGAQVLKTERNYNNEIGVPQTLLQLQATHQYAVIEMAMRASGEIALLTQIARPTIAVITNVGTAHIERLGSEAAIARAKCELLEHLRPDGIAILNHDNARLLDTAAQVWCGRTVTYGLDGGDVRGELLDPQTLLVNGRRIPLPLPGRHNALNTLAAFTVAQVLGANLEALEKGIAVELPEGRSRRYEIGDDIAILDESYNAGVESMGAALELLAQTPGRRKIAVLGTMKELGERSAQFHERVGQIARQVQLDALFIFAEATEAQAMAAGAIGLPLVEILDPDAADAHDHLARRVREFAQPGDRILFKASHAMRLDLAIAQLTATQTP
- a CDS encoding RNA-guided endonuclease InsQ/TnpB family protein — protein: MLKNHKLAGAIADGGFDQFRRQLEYKCEWYGSKLTLIDPWYSSSQICSNCGHQQTMPLDKRQYDCPNCHVSIDRDLNAAINVENAESSAV
- a CDS encoding transposase, yielding MSDSKIYPNPKAYRQARKKLAKLQKELSHRQKGGKNREKTKLKLAKAHRCIADIRADHLHKLTTYLVKNHGEVKSEK
- a CDS encoding helix-turn-helix domain-containing protein — protein: MAKHAGVARHPWNWGLATCKEILEAGGKLPTAIDLHKKLVAEVKSQNPGYYEVSKCSPQEALRHLNKAFKRVGQVNGTGFPKFKKKNLKESFYLEGSIKVSGDWVKLPRIGWVKSHEQLPLVHPKTSL
- a CDS encoding ABC transporter ATP-binding protein, with the translated sequence MTFQTATHTGENTSDRDGILDVELRKVFKVFDGETAVRGVDLDIQQGEFFSILGPSGCGKTTTLRLIGGFETPSAGEVMIRGKSMNQVPPYRRPVNTVFQSYALFNHMSIAENIAFGLRIGRQSKAEIEQRVKDALRLVKMESFANRFPSQLSGGQQQRVALARALVNRPAVVLLDEPLGALDLKLRKEMQVELSNLHRDLGLTFVMVTHDQEEALSLSDRIAVMHEGKIEQIGTPSAIYERPRSAFVADFIGETNLLAGRIETTNSTTLQIRTTSGLKITVELDDPWQGNGSSVVVSVRPEKINLSLSPIEDEGNCFEGRLKNIMYLGAHVHYLVELTGGDRLTVLQRNSNDPLPSTETPIYIQWLPEDSIALSHG